The Linepithema humile isolate Giens D197 chromosome 2, Lhum_UNIL_v1.0, whole genome shotgun sequence genome has a segment encoding these proteins:
- the AP-1sigma gene encoding AP-1 complex subunit sigma-2 isoform X1: protein MMQFMLLFSRQGKLRLQKWYVAHPDKLKKKITRELITTILARKPKMSSFLEWKDVKVVYKRYASLYFCCAIEQNDNELLTLEIIHRYVELLDKYFGSVCELDIIFNFEKAYFILDELLVGGEIQETSKKNVLKAIAAQDLLQEEETPQGFFEDHGLG from the exons ATG ATGCAATTTATGTTACTGTTCAGCCGTCAAGGGAAGCTTCGTTTGCAAAAATGGTATGTCGCACATCcagataaattgaaaaagaaaataacgcgTGAACTTATTACTACGATACTCGCACGAAAGCCCAAAATGTCGAGTTTCTTAGAATGGAAGGATGTTAAAGTGGTTTACAAAAG ATACGCAAGCTTATATTTTTGCTGTGCGATTGAGCAAAATGACAATGAATTGCTGACTTTGGAAATTATACATCGATATGTTGAATTATTGGATAAGTATTTTGGCAGT gtATGCGAGCTGgacataattttcaatttcgaaAAGGCATACTTTATATTAGATGAATTGCTTGTCGGTGGAGAGATTCAAGAAActagcaaaaaaaatgtattgaaagCCATTGCTGCCCAGGACCTATTACAGGAG
- the AP-1sigma gene encoding AP-1 complex subunit sigma-2 isoform X2: protein MMQFMLLFSRQGKLRLQKWYVAHPDKLKKKITRELITTILARKPKMSSFLEWKDVKVVYKRYASLYFCCAIEQNDNELLTLEIIHRYVELLDKYFGSVCELDIIFNFEKAYFILDELLVGGEIQETSKKNVLKAIAAQDLLQETTLHT from the exons ATG ATGCAATTTATGTTACTGTTCAGCCGTCAAGGGAAGCTTCGTTTGCAAAAATGGTATGTCGCACATCcagataaattgaaaaagaaaataacgcgTGAACTTATTACTACGATACTCGCACGAAAGCCCAAAATGTCGAGTTTCTTAGAATGGAAGGATGTTAAAGTGGTTTACAAAAG ATACGCAAGCTTATATTTTTGCTGTGCGATTGAGCAAAATGACAATGAATTGCTGACTTTGGAAATTATACATCGATATGTTGAATTATTGGATAAGTATTTTGGCAGT gtATGCGAGCTGgacataattttcaatttcgaaAAGGCATACTTTATATTAGATGAATTGCTTGTCGGTGGAGAGATTCAAGAAActagcaaaaaaaatgtattgaaagCCATTGCTGCCCAGGACCTATTACAGGAG